CGGCATCACCCCCCGGCAGGACGCCGGGGAGCTGGCCCGCACCCTGGGCATCTCGTACGACCAGTACGCCTTCTTCAACGAGGCCCATCCCAAGCTGCGCCCGGTGGAGACCAACACGGCGGGCATCTACCTGGCGGGCGCCTGCCAGGGTCCCAAGGACATCCCCGACGCCGTGGCCCAGGCCAGCGGGGCGGCGGCCAAGGTGTCGGCCATGTTCTCCAGGGACACCCTCACCGCCGATCCCCTCATCGCCACCGTCAACGAGGCCATCTGCTCGGGGTGCCTGTGGTGCAAGCCCATCTGCCCCTACCGGGCCATCGACGAGAAGATCATCACCGAGCGGGTGCGCGGGCGCACGGTCAGCCGGCGGGTGGCCACGGTGAACGCCGGGCTCTGCCAGGGCTGCGGCGCCTGCACGGTGGCCTGCCGGGACGGGGCCATGAACCTGCTCGGGTTCTCCAATGAACAGGTGCTGGCGGAGGTGGAAGCGCTATGCCGGTGAACTGGGAGCCGCGCATCATCGGGTTCTGCTGCAACTGGTGTTCCTACGCGGGGGCCGACCTGGCCGGCACCAGCCGCCTGGAGTACCCGCCCACCGTGCGGGTCATCCGCGTGCCCTGCTCGGGCCGGGTCAACCCCCAGTTCATCGTGCGAGCCTTCCAGAAGGGGGCGGACGGCGTGCTGGTGGCGGGATGTCACCCCGGCGACTGCCACTACTCGACCGGCAACTACTTCACCCGCCGGCGCCTGCAGGT
This genomic interval from Bacillota bacterium contains the following:
- a CDS encoding hydrogenase iron-sulfur subunit → MPVNWEPRIIGFCCNWCSYAGADLAGTSRLEYPPTVRVIRVPCSGRVNPQFIVRAFQKGADGVLVAGCHPGDCHYSTGNYFTRRRLQVARRFLEYLGIDPRRLRITWVSASEGQKFADTVREMTEEIRVLGPNRVMRDELWAAN